The region ACGAACCATTTTCAAATTACAATCTGATGTCGGTCCGAATCAGTCCGAATATTGAAGGTCTGCTGGCGGTTATCATCTTCTGGAGTACAGCTCTCTGAGCTATAAAATATCCACGATGCAAAGAATCTATGtttcaattcatttcatttatttaatttttcaacgTTTTAAGACAGGccattgtttcaattttctgGTTTATTGATCTTTTCTAACCAAACAGGATCATGAAAAAATGTATCCCTAGCGGCACAAGGGTCAAGGTCATTGAAGGAAGAATCGAGAAGCGCTGAATTCGTTCAGAGGAGAAAAAGGTCAGAACGAGGGATCTTGAAGATCCCAGAAAGAAGTCAACATATCATAGAACAAAAGGTAATATATATTATAGATTAATCTGCATTCTAAGTATTTCGAAAACTGCATCTACACAAAACTTGTTACcattaaacacattttccaaaaGTGTAAAGACTTATTGAAATGGCATTCGTTTAGTAATACTCTTTCTATCTAGTCATTGGCCTTTCTGTAgtgtttgaaatggaaaacataacTTAATACTCAATGTGGACAGAAATTCGGTTATTTTTCAACCtatttggacaaataggccagtttctgaaacgtcaTTCTATGCCATTATAGTAACGGATCACTttacgttaaaagagcggattgaaattgtcacactttacattgaaaataatcggtcaatagtgaaagctgcggtcgagcaatggatggtgaatcctcgttcgccgcatatgacggcgctcgctttttttttctgtggttctatttgaaaaataaggtttatgccaacaaaccgaagactatgaaacaacttagagcaaatattggagctgaaattgccaaaataactccctaaatgttgttaAATATAATACAAATGCCCGAAATAGGGCCGTATTTTGTAtggcgaatgaaggcggtcatttaatcgatatcatattttgagtaaattatcaataaatggcatagagaTTTTTCTATACTAAAGTGAAAACTAGTTCATTTTCCAAGTTCCaagacagagttattcaactttaaaataggtaaGCACCTGATAGCGCACCCTGTAGCAACCAAAAGCGATTCGTCAATGGAAGGAACCCCAGGACAACGACGATTCCGAAACAGGATTTATTCAAAACGAATGCGTCAGGAGAAATCACAGGAATGTGTCAGAATGAGAAAAACATGACAAGAACTGTGCAGTTAAAaagaacagagaaaaaaaaataaaacaagtcGAACTCCTGATAAGGAATAAACGTATTGTAGTGCGTAGATACTGCGGCCATAATGTGAAAGTTAAGTGAAATATATGAGCTATCAATTGGGCAGTAAAGTATGTCATTAAACACAGGTAAACCTGGACCAGAGATAAACACGCTGATTGAACATCCGCGAATAGGATAACGAAGGTACCAATCTGATGTTTTAGACTTTATGGCTGAAGATGAAACGATTTTCCTAACAGTAAGTTTAGTGGAGTGAACtgattatttccatttttaagaAATTCCACATCGCATTCTCGTTGAGGTTGCATCTGAATAGTTACCAATATATTGCATGATGCTACTTGTTTGATAAACCGAAACCATCTCAACGTAAACTGACCAgaaaaatcatgaaatcaaAATCccatccccgaaaaaaaagtaatttaataCAATCGGaacatcttcctcctcctcccttaCCTGCGTGGCTGGTTAAATATTATctcaaaatcgaaatcaatctCCAAATCGTGCCGAACCGAACCTTCAGTAAAAACCTCACCCAAAACCGAGAACGTCTCCGGATCCAGCTCCAATGCCGCATCGATCCTTTCCGATTACGCTCGCAGCCGGTCGTACATTCTCACGATCCTGTACAGTTATCCGCGGTGTCCCCATTTGACCCAATTCTCTCCATCCACTCGCAGCAGAACCAACCTGCACCttgtaaatcaatttcgtctCCATGttccaccaacgacgacaagcAAACGGCGACCGTTCATTCTTGGTTCGTTGTGGAAGCGAACCCGCGAAAAGGATTCTCCAGAGAAGGTGAGGTAAGGACCGACCAAacgagccaaccaaccagccagcccgtcCTGACCATATAAGTCAAAGTGGTTCCCCAGTGGGCTTGTTGACGCGCGACATCCGCGTCGCCAATCTCCGGTGCACCCGGGAGCAGGTTGTCGGCGTCGCCTCGCGATCGGTGGTaccgtttcccaaaaaacctcGCCAGCAGacggggaggaaaaggaacacaaactCCCGATTGGAGGCCAAGTTCGGTGTTCGGGGGATTCAGAGCGGATTCCGCGCACCTAACGGAGttactgttgttgcttttcGGTGCGGTGGGGGGGTGTGGCGGAGGATGGAGACATATTTATGTCCATTTCTGTGAATGAATGCCACCATAAAAGGAGGGTGCGTTCCGGAACCCGTCGTCAGAATTGGTGCCACCGAATGACTGACTGACGTAACAGcaccttgttgttgttgttgttgtggtcatAACTCGCACAAGAACAATGCCAACGCGCCCACAAACCCCGTTCCAATTGGCGTACGGCCGTGGCCAGGGCGAAAGTCGATACAGAAAGCGGTCCCTTGCAACCGATAAGCCACCTACATTGCTTGTGCTTATCAGCGTATCATTAGTTTCTCCACTAGGTCACTGATCTGGGTTCTGGCGAGGGTTTACAATTGCCCTGcactgccctgccctggcctcACCCTATCACGCCATCACATGTGGTCAAGTGCTTTGCATTCAGCATCAACCCCTCgagaagctgttgctgttccgatgagcgagcgagcgagcgaacgcggtAGAAGCAACAAACCCTCGCCCCTCGTACAATATGCTCGCAATTAGGGTGCCGTGAACCctcgctcttctctctctctctctctctctctctctctctctctctctctctttctatcttctGATCAAGAACCGTTCAATCGAGCGGAAAGGGCCGGAAGCAAAGTAACCGCGAGATGTGTCGCAGATTGCGGAACAATCATTCAATTATCCGATGCCGCAAGATCCCTTACGGAAGTGCGTAGAGTGCGTTAATCATCcgcaacagcagtggcagcagcagcatcagaaagAGTAACAGTGGCAGTTGTGGGTCTAATTCCCCCGAGAGGCCAAGCAGATCCCGGGAccgtaccatcaccaccatgatcTGGGACCGGAGCAGATGTTAAGAGGCTCATCTTTCGGCTGGCCAGATTCTCGTCGTCTGTCCAGCTCTCCGCCCACTTCACGCGAACTTCTTCGTGGACCGCAAACCCGGGGGTCACGCCACCGGGGATGGAAACATGGATGGATTTTCCCAGGGTCCCGGTCTCCTGTTGGAAAGGGCATacgatccaccaccaaccagcggcaCCCATTTGCCCattcgtgcggtgcggttaGAAGCGATGCAACGACGCTCATGCACGGCCAATAATCGAACGAACCTCGCCGCGAACCGAAGCCATTCCATAGGGTTTGAGGCACCGCGGTGTCGAAATCGCTAACCACGAAACcccggccggttggttggcattTGGTCGTACGCTCTCGAATCTCGACGGAAACTAGGCGAACAAGCGAGGATCTTAGGCGACACACAAAGGAGGCCGCTGGTGGtcgcgacgacacgcctattGCGCCAGCGAGCACAGAATGCGAGGCCAATCGAGGAACGAGTTGGTCTCTAGGAGCAACCATGCGACTATTTGTGTCCCGGACCACGATCCTCGATCTGGGCAGGCAATGGAACAACCTCCATTTCGATTACAAACGGATCCAATTTGGCGTTCGCGATCGCTTTAATGTGATTCTCATCATTTCGGTCGCTTCCTGGCCGAGTTACAGGAATATGAACACTCTGTGACGTAATGTACGCATTAATGACCTCATTATACAGCGGGAACAACGTGCGATACTGTAGGATTGCGATAAGAACCGCACTCAGCTGTGCTGTTGCTAACATAAACTCGACGATTTTTTACGGAACAATTAGAATGACGGCTTATCAGAAACTGCCAGAACCACCGCGATATATACTCCGGGACCCACGTGGAGCTGAAGGACGTTTGGTACCAAACTCTTATCGGCCAACAGCACACCGCAGATCGCTGGATCTCGTGAGTTTCACAAAACTAGCAACAGCTAGCTGGAAACCGAAACTTCACCCGGTCTCTTCCTTGCACTCACGTGGCCACGTCATGATCATGGCGGCGCAATATTCACGCGACACAAAACCGCTTGGGCTACGGAATGCTGCCGTTTACGGGTTCCATAAACCAAACCACAGTCCGTGCCAGTTGATTCACGCGGTTGCGCGCACGCCCGACTGTTCCAGATTCGAACTCGGACTCACGGGGCCAGAACGCCTGATCCGCGAATCGTCGCGACGCACCGCACTGATAAGCCGCGGCCACAACGTGTGCAATCATctgcgaacgcgaacgcgtgAGATGAAACGGCGTTAGCGTTGATAGTGAGGGGATCAGAGTAACCAtcccacaaccacaaccacggtGTGACGATGTTTGCTTGGATGAGTTGGAATAATCGCGAGGTTCTCCTTCAGGTGCACCCCAACGGAACAGGAGAGGACAGGCGCGTtgtgcgcgatcgcgcagTCGTTAGTGAGAGACACGCCACGGCAGTCACCTCGGAACATCCAGCAGTAGTTTAATGGCACCGCAAGCAATCAGCATGGTATTTACGGTGGAACAAGGCGGTGGCAAGGGTAGCAACGATCGGAAAACATCGCCACAGGAGGATGGACACAGCTTCGATGAGGCGCTCGAGTTGGCCGGGTTCGGACGGGTGCAGATTGTGTTGGTGATCCTGTGCGGGCTCGGTATGATGGCATCGATCAATGAGGCGATGGGAATGAGCATCATCTTGCCCGCAGCCCAGTGCGATCTGGATCTCGGTGCGGCCGAAAAGGGTATCGTCGGTGGGGCCGTCTTTCTCGGTAGGTTTCTTGGACAACGGTGCCGTAAAAGACGTGACCTAATCCTGCACCAACTAATCAACTGCACGCAGGCACAATGTGTTCTTCCTACTTCTGGGGCTACCTGGGGGACACTAGGGGACGCCAGATCGTCCTGAAGTACGCACTGTTTGCGACTTCGTTCTTCGGTGCTGCGTCGTGCATCGCGAATGACTTCGTTTCACTGTTGATCCTGCGCTTCCTGaccggtgtttgtgtggccgCACCTGCCTCAATTGTGTACGCGTACCTGGGCGAGTTTACGACACCGAGCAAACGGAGTCAGATGCTTTCGTTTGCCTCGGTCTGGGCTGGTGTCGGTATCATCTATGTGTCGCGTAAGTTCCCTCCACGTGAATCGTCAAAATCATAGACTCCCTGGAGCACCTAATAACGCGTCCTTCCCCATTTGCCAGTGGTCGGATGGTGGATACTGTCGTACGATTGGGCCTGGACCATCGGCGAATCGTTTCAGTTTAAACCGTGGCGTCTGCTGTTCATTGTCAACACGCTGCCCGCCTTCCTGAACGGGATCGCCTTTTGTTTCTGCCCCGAAAGTCCCAAGTTTCTGCTGTCTCAGGGCCGAAAAGAGGAAGCGCTGGAAGTGCTACGGATGGTGCACCGGATCAATAATCCATCGGCGCGATCGGACGAAGGAGCGTACGAGGTGACGAAGCTACGGCTCGATCCGGAAGATATGATTGCACGCGATCGCCTGGAACAGGACGGTGAATCGGTCGGTCTGTTCCGCTCGATGGTACAGCAAACGGTTCCGATCCTGAAGGTGCCGTTCCTCTGGTACTTCATTATCTGTTGTGTGCACAATATCGGCGCGTTCGCAATGTAAGCGGGAATTGATCGATGGATTCACGGAGTGGAACTGTTTTGATCCTTcatctcctctctctcgctctctctctctgtgcagtTACGGTGGTTTGGGTCTCTGGTTCCCGGACATCATGAACCAGATCTATTCACAGGGTGAGTCGGCCACCGTTGGACAGAAGGTGTGCGACATACTGCAgagcaacagtagtagcagaagCTCGCCCAGTTCAACGCTCATGGAAGAGTTTGAACTGTGCGACGATGAAGTGAAATTCGAGACTTTCTTCTACACGATGGTGATGGGTATTTTTGCTGCCCTCTACGCAATCATCACTTCGGCCATTCTGGGCCGGTTCGATCagaaggtgatgatggttttcaaCTGTACGGTGGCCGGTGTCTGTGGCATTGCGCTGCAGTTTATCGCCAACTCGTACGCCGTGGCCATCCTGTTCTGCTTCGAGATCGTATTTTCCGGGTACTGCGTCC is a window of Anopheles aquasalis chromosome 2, idAnoAquaMG_Q_19, whole genome shotgun sequence DNA encoding:
- the LOC126580723 gene encoding synaptic vesicle glycoprotein 2B-like — protein: MAPQAISMVFTVEQGGGKGSNDRKTSPQEDGHSFDEALELAGFGRVQIVLVILCGLGMMASINEAMGMSIILPAAQCDLDLGAAEKGIVGGAVFLGTMCSSYFWGYLGDTRGRQIVLKYALFATSFFGAASCIANDFVSLLILRFLTGVCVAAPASIVYAYLGEFTTPSKRSQMLSFASVWAGVGIIYVSLVGWWILSYDWAWTIGESFQFKPWRLLFIVNTLPAFLNGIAFCFCPESPKFLLSQGRKEEALEVLRMVHRINNPSARSDEGAYEVTKLRLDPEDMIARDRLEQDGESVGLFRSMVQQTVPILKVPFLWYFIICCVHNIGAFAIYGGLGLWFPDIMNQIYSQGESATVGQKVCDILQSNSSSRSSPSSTLMEEFELCDDEVKFETFFYTMVMGIFAALYAIITSAILGRFDQKVMMVFNCTVAGVCGIALQFIANSYAVAILFCFEIVFSGYCVLLVNANVVAIFPTNVRAMAVALTNMVGRLSCFVASAVIGLLMIQNCPVTFYMLSALLFLCAGLTFLLPKK